In the Corynebacterium kroppenstedtii genome, one interval contains:
- a CDS encoding arabinosyltransferase domain-containing protein has product MSRVKTDGNKGSSPAPQQPRKEGSGGDSRIRRTKMVAAVTGIAAFLLFILTPLLPVKQTQSSIDWPQNDNINSVVAPLISYSPESLDFTVPLSLVDNLNDNQTDLLSTLPHDSRFVASRGLIVRATDDGVDVINRSQVILQLTNSTLDSLPDDATLKVHSDATSTTIDVPGQTDKSGKKLSATVDGDRRPQMTGVYTEVSSSAKNDAINAGFKAHATIDSRFTSRPTLVKYVAMIAGLIGALYSLVALWRLDKVGTRNRVPLLPKNWKKFTTLDGIVSTVLIYWYFFGANTSDDGYLLTMARASKHSGYMANYYRWFGVPESPFGAPYYDLLGLMARVGTTSTWMRLPEIIAAFLTWFLLSRCVIPRFGPEIASRKVPYWTAGFVFLAVWMAYNNGLRPEPVIALGAILTWVLLERAICTDRLAPAALAVIVASISLAAGPTGLMAVAALLAALSGIFRIVIHRLDALGTPKSSSKKAVVGGVTALLAPFLAVGTAILVAVFGDQTLSTVMQSIKLRGFIGPSLHWYEESVRYEALFSATENGSFARRFPIFMVILALGTVLAAMLRHKTVLGARPGPTQRLVLVVIGTAFFMAFTPTKWTHHFGVYAGVGAAVAALASVAASQFAARSVRNRFLYLGITIFLGALALAGINGWWYISSLGVPWYDKPISIKDTQVSTIVLVVALLIMAWGVIQSFRLDIQETLAETNSESEALENRERARAQRFAALTSSPIAVLCALVVVFNCAAMGKAFIKQYPAYSVGLGNIRTLAGKTCQMADYVEVEKHPSSNMLSTADGSKFKDSLTADNNQNFGANNIPAAIYPDIDFGTVDTVDAAEQEKAENNKSRKSTNNSSDADSSDQSTNNATNGSQTSGTNRGEAAAGDSEKANARGTSNSSSGTTSSAGTKGGTQHTRGINNSAAALPFGLDPKKVPVVGSYSSGIQVPAETKTSWYKLDQRTSPLIVVSAAGSIKHIDSNGVVQPGLDLVLEYGHRDDSGKVTNTGELLPIDPGPAPMWRNLRFLTSDIPEDANVLRLHAKDKELARRDWLAFTPPRMPQLETLNSYVGRKDPVFLEWETPLQFPCQRQYDHWAGVAELPKYRIAPSYDSQRANSGWMDYSGGGSLGLVETTTVPMALPTYFRDDWGRDWGELDLLLPPANSKKKEIKPGHITEKTETRSGLWNPGPMNYEDQGSSA; this is encoded by the coding sequence GTGTCACGGGTGAAAACTGACGGCAATAAAGGAAGCAGTCCCGCCCCACAGCAGCCACGTAAAGAAGGCTCGGGCGGAGACTCCCGCATTCGGCGTACCAAAATGGTGGCGGCGGTCACCGGTATTGCCGCCTTCCTGTTGTTCATTCTCACCCCCCTCCTGCCCGTCAAACAGACGCAATCGTCCATTGATTGGCCCCAAAACGACAACATCAATTCCGTTGTCGCACCCCTGATTTCTTATTCCCCCGAGTCGCTCGACTTCACGGTCCCACTTTCCCTGGTTGACAACCTCAACGATAACCAGACCGACCTCCTCTCCACCCTCCCGCACGATTCACGATTCGTCGCGTCCCGAGGGCTCATTGTTCGCGCCACTGACGACGGTGTCGACGTCATCAATCGCAGCCAGGTCATTCTTCAGCTCACGAACTCGACGCTAGACTCACTGCCCGACGACGCCACTCTCAAGGTTCACTCCGACGCCACGTCGACCACCATTGATGTACCTGGTCAGACCGACAAGAGTGGGAAAAAACTCTCGGCGACTGTGGACGGGGACAGACGTCCGCAGATGACCGGCGTCTACACCGAGGTCTCATCGAGCGCCAAGAACGACGCCATTAACGCCGGGTTCAAGGCGCACGCGACTATCGACTCGCGGTTTACGTCGCGGCCAACCTTGGTGAAGTACGTCGCGATGATCGCGGGGCTTATCGGGGCGTTGTACTCCCTTGTCGCGCTCTGGAGATTAGACAAGGTCGGAACACGGAATCGTGTTCCGCTGTTGCCGAAGAACTGGAAGAAGTTCACTACCCTCGACGGCATCGTCAGCACCGTCTTGATCTACTGGTACTTCTTCGGCGCAAATACGTCCGACGACGGCTACTTGCTCACGATGGCGCGAGCCTCCAAGCACTCCGGCTACATGGCCAACTACTACCGGTGGTTTGGCGTACCCGAATCTCCCTTCGGCGCCCCCTACTATGACCTTCTCGGCCTCATGGCCCGGGTCGGGACAACATCCACCTGGATGCGGCTGCCCGAAATCATCGCCGCATTCCTCACCTGGTTCTTACTCTCACGGTGCGTGATTCCCCGATTCGGCCCAGAAATCGCGAGCCGAAAAGTCCCCTACTGGACTGCAGGCTTCGTTTTCCTCGCCGTCTGGATGGCCTACAACAACGGCCTGCGCCCCGAGCCAGTCATCGCCCTCGGCGCAATCTTGACATGGGTCCTTCTGGAACGAGCCATCTGCACAGACCGCCTGGCCCCCGCAGCCCTCGCCGTCATCGTGGCATCCATATCACTCGCGGCGGGACCAACCGGGCTCATGGCTGTGGCTGCACTCCTGGCAGCACTGTCTGGCATTTTCCGCATCGTCATCCACCGGCTCGACGCGCTAGGCACTCCTAAGTCATCGAGCAAGAAAGCGGTTGTGGGAGGAGTCACCGCACTACTAGCACCATTCCTCGCAGTGGGGACCGCCATCCTCGTCGCGGTCTTCGGAGACCAAACTCTCTCCACCGTGATGCAGTCGATCAAACTGCGAGGATTTATCGGCCCATCACTCCACTGGTACGAAGAGTCGGTTCGCTACGAAGCACTCTTCTCTGCGACAGAAAACGGGTCCTTTGCACGCCGATTCCCCATCTTCATGGTGATTCTGGCACTGGGCACCGTTCTTGCCGCCATGCTACGGCACAAAACCGTGCTGGGCGCACGGCCTGGGCCGACACAGCGCCTCGTCCTCGTCGTTATCGGAACAGCGTTCTTCATGGCATTCACGCCGACGAAATGGACACACCACTTCGGCGTCTACGCAGGGGTGGGGGCTGCCGTTGCCGCGTTGGCCTCGGTTGCCGCGTCACAGTTTGCCGCGCGATCCGTCCGTAACCGGTTCCTCTACCTCGGTATCACCATCTTCCTGGGTGCTTTAGCGCTGGCAGGTATCAACGGCTGGTGGTACATCTCCTCGCTGGGCGTCCCGTGGTACGACAAACCTATCTCGATCAAAGACACACAAGTGTCCACGATTGTTTTGGTGGTCGCGCTGCTCATCATGGCGTGGGGAGTTATTCAATCCTTCCGGTTGGACATCCAAGAAACGCTGGCCGAAACCAACTCAGAGAGCGAAGCGCTAGAGAACCGTGAACGCGCGCGAGCACAACGGTTCGCCGCCCTGACGTCGTCACCCATTGCCGTTCTCTGCGCACTCGTCGTCGTCTTTAACTGCGCCGCCATGGGGAAAGCTTTTATCAAGCAATACCCCGCTTACTCCGTCGGGCTGGGAAATATCCGCACTTTAGCAGGAAAAACCTGCCAAATGGCGGATTATGTTGAGGTAGAAAAACACCCGTCGAGCAATATGCTCTCGACTGCCGACGGCAGCAAGTTTAAGGATTCATTGACCGCTGATAACAACCAAAACTTCGGCGCAAACAATATCCCGGCAGCCATCTACCCTGACATCGACTTCGGCACGGTAGACACCGTCGACGCTGCGGAACAAGAGAAGGCGGAGAACAACAAGTCGCGAAAGTCGACTAACAACTCGTCCGATGCGGACAGTTCCGACCAGAGCACAAATAACGCGACCAACGGCTCACAAACATCAGGGACTAACCGCGGAGAAGCAGCGGCCGGCGACTCTGAAAAAGCGAATGCCCGAGGAACTAGCAACTCGAGCTCCGGTACCACAAGCTCCGCTGGAACAAAGGGTGGCACCCAGCACACGCGCGGGATCAACAATTCTGCAGCTGCGCTACCGTTCGGACTTGATCCTAAGAAAGTCCCCGTTGTCGGCTCATACAGCAGCGGCATTCAGGTGCCTGCCGAGACTAAGACCTCGTGGTACAAACTGGACCAGCGCACATCACCACTGATCGTCGTGTCAGCTGCGGGATCTATTAAACACATCGACAGCAATGGAGTTGTCCAGCCGGGTCTCGATCTGGTGCTGGAGTACGGCCATAGAGACGACAGTGGCAAGGTCACCAACACGGGTGAACTCCTCCCCATTGATCCCGGCCCTGCCCCTATGTGGCGAAACCTCCGGTTCCTTACTTCAGACATCCCCGAGGACGCTAATGTGCTCCGCCTACACGCTAAGGATAAAGAGTTAGCGCGGCGGGACTGGCTAGCGTTCACGCCACCTCGGATGCCACAACTTGAGACCCTCAACTCTTATGTGGGCCGCAAGGACCCGGTGTTCCTCGAATGGGAGACACCGCTGCAGTTCCCCTGCCAGCGTCAATATGATCACTGGGCAGGAGTCGCAGAGTTGCCGAAGTACCGAATCGCCCCTAGCTATGACTCTCAACGCGCTAACAGTGGATGGATGGACTACAGCGGAGGTGGATCTCTCGGCCTGGTCGAAACAACCACCGTCCCCATGGCTCTGCCAACCTACTTCAGGGATGACTGGGGACGTGACTGGGGTGAACTCGACCTACTCCTACCACCTGCCAATTCAAAGAAGAAAGAGATTAAACCCGGACATATTACCGAAAAGACCGAAACTCGTTCCGGTCTATGGAACCCCGGCCCAATGAATTACGAAGACCAAGGATCGTCCGCCTAG